A window of the Phycicoccus sp. M110.8 genome harbors these coding sequences:
- the tyrS gene encoding tyrosine--tRNA ligase, protein MTNVLDELQWRGLVAQTTDEAALRQALGDGPITAYCGFDPTAPSLHFGNLVQLVVLRHLQRAGHRVICLVGGSTGLIGDPRPSAERVLKTKEQTAEWVANIQRQVRPFLATDGDNPAVFVNNLDWTEGLSALDFLRDIGKHFRVNQMVKKEAIAARLNSDEGISYTEFSYQLLQGLDYLQLFRDFGCTLQTGGNDQWGNLTAGSDLIHRVEGKSVHLLTTPLLTDSSGEKFGKSAGNAIWLSPEMTSPYAFYQYWINVEDASVVTLLKVFTDRTQEEVAELEQSLAEKPFLREAQKALAADVTTLVHGAEATAAVQSASEALFGKGDVGALDEGTLLDATAELPGAPVEVGTSVTDALVAVGLVDSRNAARRAISEGGASLNNVKLTDAERVLGEGDFLHGKVALLRRGRKSLAAGRRSG, encoded by the coding sequence GTGACGAACGTTCTCGACGAGCTGCAGTGGCGCGGCCTGGTGGCGCAGACCACCGACGAGGCTGCGCTGCGCCAGGCCCTCGGCGACGGACCGATCACGGCCTATTGCGGGTTCGACCCGACGGCCCCGTCGCTGCACTTCGGAAACCTCGTCCAGCTCGTGGTGCTGCGCCACCTCCAGCGCGCGGGGCACCGCGTCATCTGCCTGGTGGGCGGCTCGACGGGGCTCATCGGCGACCCGCGGCCGTCGGCGGAGCGTGTGCTCAAGACCAAGGAGCAGACCGCCGAGTGGGTGGCGAACATCCAGCGCCAGGTCCGCCCGTTCCTGGCCACGGACGGGGACAACCCCGCGGTCTTCGTGAACAACCTCGACTGGACGGAGGGCCTGTCGGCGCTGGACTTCCTGCGCGACATCGGCAAGCACTTCCGGGTCAACCAGATGGTCAAGAAGGAGGCGATCGCCGCGCGGCTCAACTCCGACGAGGGGATCTCCTACACCGAGTTCAGCTACCAGCTGCTGCAGGGGCTGGACTACCTGCAGCTGTTCCGCGACTTCGGCTGCACGCTGCAGACCGGCGGCAACGACCAGTGGGGCAACCTCACCGCCGGCTCGGACCTCATCCACCGGGTCGAGGGGAAGTCGGTGCACCTGCTGACGACCCCGTTGCTCACCGACAGCTCGGGTGAGAAATTCGGCAAGAGCGCGGGCAACGCCATCTGGCTGTCGCCGGAGATGACGAGCCCGTACGCCTTCTACCAGTACTGGATCAACGTCGAGGACGCCTCCGTCGTCACCCTGCTCAAGGTGTTCACCGACCGCACCCAGGAGGAGGTCGCCGAGCTGGAGCAGTCCCTGGCGGAGAAGCCGTTCCTGCGGGAGGCCCAGAAGGCTCTCGCGGCGGACGTCACGACCCTCGTCCACGGCGCCGAGGCGACGGCGGCGGTGCAGTCGGCCTCCGAGGCGCTCTTCGGCAAGGGGGACGTGGGCGCCCTCGACGAGGGCACGCTGCTCGATGCCACGGCCGAGCTGCCGGGCGCCCCGGTGGAGGTGGGCACCTCGGTCACCGACGCGCTGGTGGCCGTGGGCCTGGTCGACTCGCGCAACGCCGCGCGCAGAGCCATCTCCGAGGGAGGCGCCTCGCTGAACAACGTGAAGCTCA
- a CDS encoding DNA-3-methyladenine glycosylase, with translation MTEAEPHAALGLGPRLERSFFAEDVLDVAPALLGTFLTVGPVTVRLTEVEAYAGESDPGSHAFRGPTPRTQVMFGRAGHLYVYFTYGMHWCANVVTGSEGHASAVLLRAGEVVAGEEVAAGRRAGIARRDWTRGPARLATTLGLRGEDSGADACAEDGRIALHAPVAHVPAGRIRTGPRVGVSGAGGDATAYPWRFWLADEPSVSVYRAAKPRARRRGA, from the coding sequence CTGACCGAGGCCGAACCGCACGCCGCGCTCGGGCTCGGACCGCGGCTCGAGCGGTCCTTCTTCGCCGAGGACGTCCTCGACGTCGCGCCGGCGCTCCTGGGCACGTTCCTCACCGTCGGTCCGGTGACCGTGCGCCTCACCGAGGTCGAGGCGTATGCCGGGGAGTCCGATCCCGGGTCCCACGCCTTCCGCGGGCCGACGCCCCGCACCCAGGTCATGTTCGGCCGCGCGGGTCACCTCTACGTCTACTTCACCTACGGGATGCACTGGTGTGCCAACGTCGTCACCGGCTCCGAGGGCCACGCCAGCGCGGTGCTGCTACGGGCCGGTGAGGTGGTGGCTGGCGAGGAGGTGGCAGCCGGACGGCGCGCGGGGATCGCCCGGCGCGACTGGACCCGGGGGCCGGCGCGGCTGGCGACGACGCTCGGGCTGCGGGGCGAGGACTCGGGCGCCGACGCCTGCGCCGAGGACGGCCGGATCGCCCTCCACGCGCCCGTCGCCCATGTGCCCGCCGGCCGCATCAGGACCGGTCCCCGGGTCGGGGTGAGCGGCGCCGGCGGCGACGCCACGGCATACCCGTGGCGCTTCTGGCTGGCGGACGAGCCGAGCGTCTCGGTGTACCGCGCAGCGAAACCGCGCGCCCGTCGCCGGGGCGCATAG
- a CDS encoding succinate dehydrogenase/fumarate reductase iron-sulfur subunit, producing MSYQGSFRVWRGDADGGALQDFTVEVNEGEVVLDIIHRLQATQAPDLAVRWNCKAGKCGSCSAEVNGRPRLLCMTRMSTFEEGDTVTVTPLRTFPVEKDLVTDVSFNYEKAREVQAFSPPEGVAPGEYRMQQVDVERSQEFRKCIECFLCQDVCHVVRDHEDNKAAFSGPRFLMRIAELDMHPLDSADRRPAARAKHGLGFCNITKCCTEVCPEHIKITDNALIPLKERVVDRHYDPLVWLGNTIRRRKG from the coding sequence ATGAGCTACCAGGGGAGCTTCCGGGTGTGGCGCGGCGACGCCGACGGGGGAGCGCTGCAGGACTTCACCGTCGAGGTCAACGAGGGCGAGGTCGTGCTCGACATCATCCACCGCCTGCAGGCGACGCAGGCCCCCGACCTCGCGGTCCGCTGGAACTGCAAGGCCGGCAAGTGCGGCTCGTGCTCGGCCGAGGTCAACGGCCGGCCGCGGCTGCTGTGCATGACGCGGATGAGCACCTTCGAGGAGGGCGACACGGTCACGGTGACGCCGCTGCGCACGTTCCCCGTCGAGAAGGACCTCGTCACCGACGTGTCGTTCAACTACGAGAAGGCGCGCGAGGTCCAGGCCTTCAGCCCGCCCGAGGGCGTGGCGCCGGGTGAGTACCGCATGCAGCAGGTCGACGTCGAGCGCAGCCAGGAGTTCCGCAAGTGCATCGAGTGCTTCCTGTGCCAGGACGTCTGCCACGTCGTGCGTGACCACGAGGACAACAAGGCCGCCTTCTCGGGCCCGCGCTTCCTCATGCGCATCGCCGAGCTCGACATGCACCCGCTGGACTCCGCCGACCGGCGCCCGGCCGCGCGGGCCAAGCACGGGCTCGGGTTCTGCAACATCACCAAGTGCTGCACCGAGGTCTGCCCCGAGCACATCAAGATCACCGACAACGCCCTCATCCCGCTCAAGGAACGCGTCGTCGACCGCCACTACGATCCCCTCGTGTGGCTGGGCAACACGATCCGACGGCGCAAGGGCTGA
- a CDS encoding fumarate reductase/succinate dehydrogenase flavoprotein subunit, with the protein MTDLETHDVDVLVIGAGGAGLRAAIEAREQGLRTAVVCKSLFGKAHTVMAEGGIAASMGNANPKDNWEVHFRDTMRGGKFLNNPRMAELHAKEAPQRVWELETYGALFDRTPEGKISQRNFGGHEYPRLAHVGDRTGLELIRTLQQKIVSLQQEDRRATGDFDARLRVFAECTVTDIFKDASGAVSGALAYWRESGEFLLFRAPAVVLATGGIGKSFTVTSNSWEYTGDGHALALRTGAALINMEFIQFHPTGMVWPPSVKGILVTESVRGDGGVLRNSEGRRFMFDYVPDVFRAQYADTEEEADRWYQDADNNKRPPELLPRDEVARAINNEVKEGRGSPHGGVFLDVSTRLPAEEIIRRLPSMHHQFKELADVDITAEPMEVGPTCHYVMGGVEVDADTAATSVPGLFAAGEVAGGMHGSNRLGGNSLSDLLVFGRRAGVGAVDYVRAKGVEGGGHPAPAEAEVAAATRAALSLFDAKDGGQSPYDLHHELQRKMNDLVGIIRREHEVREALEVLDELDARARGVVVAGGRRFNPGWHLAMDLRNMLAVCRCVAMAALERTESRGGHTREDFPAMDPEWRRINLVETMTDDGRIEMRRQPVPEIRQDLLELFERSELSKYLTETELQRHGGSGA; encoded by the coding sequence GTGACCGACCTCGAGACGCACGACGTCGACGTCCTCGTCATCGGTGCCGGTGGCGCCGGCCTGCGCGCCGCCATCGAGGCGCGCGAGCAGGGGCTGCGCACGGCCGTCGTGTGCAAGAGCCTGTTCGGCAAGGCCCACACCGTGATGGCCGAGGGCGGCATCGCCGCGTCGATGGGCAACGCCAACCCCAAGGACAACTGGGAGGTCCACTTCCGCGACACCATGCGCGGCGGCAAGTTCCTCAACAACCCGCGGATGGCCGAGCTGCACGCCAAGGAGGCTCCGCAGCGGGTGTGGGAGCTCGAGACGTACGGCGCGCTGTTCGACCGCACGCCCGAGGGCAAGATCAGCCAGCGCAACTTCGGCGGGCACGAGTACCCCCGCCTCGCCCACGTCGGCGACCGCACCGGCCTGGAGCTGATCCGCACCCTCCAGCAGAAGATCGTGAGCCTGCAGCAGGAGGACCGGCGCGCGACCGGCGACTTCGACGCCCGGCTGAGGGTCTTCGCCGAGTGCACGGTGACCGACATCTTCAAGGACGCCTCGGGTGCGGTCTCCGGTGCGCTGGCGTACTGGCGCGAGAGCGGCGAGTTCCTCCTCTTCCGCGCCCCGGCCGTGGTCCTGGCCACGGGCGGTATCGGCAAGTCCTTCACGGTCACGAGCAACTCCTGGGAGTACACCGGCGACGGCCACGCCCTGGCCCTGCGGACCGGGGCGGCGCTCATCAACATGGAGTTCATCCAGTTCCACCCGACCGGCATGGTGTGGCCTCCGTCGGTGAAGGGCATCCTCGTCACCGAGTCGGTGCGCGGCGACGGGGGAGTGCTGCGCAACTCCGAGGGCAGGCGGTTCATGTTCGACTACGTGCCCGACGTGTTCCGGGCGCAGTACGCCGACACCGAGGAGGAGGCGGACCGCTGGTACCAGGACGCCGACAACAACAAGCGACCGCCCGAGCTGCTGCCTCGTGACGAGGTGGCGCGGGCCATCAACAACGAGGTCAAGGAGGGGCGCGGCTCGCCGCACGGGGGTGTCTTCCTCGACGTCTCGACCCGCCTCCCCGCGGAGGAGATCATCCGGCGCCTGCCGTCGATGCACCACCAGTTCAAGGAGCTCGCCGACGTCGACATCACCGCCGAGCCGATGGAGGTCGGCCCGACGTGCCACTACGTCATGGGCGGTGTCGAGGTCGATGCCGACACCGCGGCGACGAGCGTCCCCGGTCTCTTCGCCGCGGGCGAGGTCGCGGGCGGCATGCACGGCTCGAACCGCCTGGGCGGCAACAGCCTGTCCGACCTGCTGGTCTTCGGCCGACGGGCCGGGGTCGGGGCCGTCGACTACGTGCGGGCCAAGGGCGTCGAGGGCGGCGGCCACCCCGCCCCGGCCGAGGCCGAGGTGGCGGCAGCGACGCGGGCTGCGCTGTCGCTGTTCGACGCGAAGGACGGCGGCCAGAGCCCCTATGACCTGCACCACGAGCTGCAGCGGAAGATGAACGACCTCGTCGGCATCATCCGCCGCGAGCACGAGGTCCGCGAGGCGCTCGAGGTGCTCGACGAGCTCGACGCCCGGGCGCGCGGCGTCGTCGTCGCCGGCGGACGGCGGTTCAACCCGGGCTGGCACCTGGCGATGGACCTGCGCAACATGCTGGCCGTGTGCCGGTGCGTCGCGATGGCGGCCCTGGAGCGCACCGAGTCCCGCGGCGGGCACACCCGCGAGGACTTCCCGGCCATGGACCCCGAGTGGCGCCGGATCAACCTCGTCGAGACCATGACCGACGACGGGCGGATCGAGATGCGGCGCCAGCCCGTCCCCGAGATCCGCCAGGACCTGCTCGAGCTGTTCGAGCGCTCCGAGCTGTCGAAGTACCTCACCGAGACCGAGCTGCAGCGGCATGGAGGGAGCGGGGCATGA
- the argH gene encoding argininosuccinate lyase, with protein sequence MNERVSLWGGRFAGGPADALAALSKSTHFDWRLAPYDLAGSRAHARVLHAAGLLDDASLEAMLDALARLAADVEAGAFVPAEDDEDVHTALERGLIERARADVGGRLRAGRSRNDQVATLFRMYLRDHARSVAALVLDVVDALLSQAARHPDTAMPGRTHLQHAQPVLLAHHLLAHGWALLRDVHRLQDWDARAAVSPYGSGALAGSSLGLDPEAVAADLGFDTSVENSIDGTASRDFVAEFAFVAAMTAVDVSRLAEEVVLWATKEFSFVTLDDAYSTGSSIMPQKKNPDVAELARGKAGRLVGDLAGLLTTLKSLPLAYNRDLQEDKEPVFDAVDTLEVLLPAFSGMVDTMVFDTDRLASLAPQGFSLATDVAEWLVRQGVPFRVAHEVAGACVRACEERGIELWDLTDDDLTAISPHLTPGVRSVLTVEGSLASRDAKGGTAPARVAEQRERLGAAVTRARAWADRPVEVR encoded by the coding sequence GTGAACGAGCGGGTCAGCCTCTGGGGCGGACGCTTCGCAGGGGGTCCGGCCGACGCGCTGGCCGCCCTGAGCAAGTCGACGCACTTCGACTGGCGGCTCGCGCCGTACGACCTGGCCGGGTCGCGGGCCCACGCCCGCGTGCTGCACGCGGCCGGGCTGCTCGACGACGCCTCGCTCGAGGCGATGCTGGACGCGCTGGCCCGGCTGGCCGCCGACGTCGAGGCGGGCGCCTTCGTGCCGGCCGAGGACGACGAGGACGTGCACACCGCGCTCGAGCGCGGGCTGATCGAGCGCGCCAGGGCCGACGTCGGGGGCCGGCTGCGGGCCGGGCGCTCGCGCAACGACCAGGTCGCCACGCTGTTCCGGATGTACCTGCGCGACCACGCCCGTTCCGTGGCCGCCCTCGTCCTCGACGTCGTCGACGCCCTGCTCTCGCAGGCAGCCCGTCATCCCGACACCGCCATGCCGGGTCGCACGCACCTCCAGCACGCACAGCCGGTGCTGCTCGCGCACCACCTGCTCGCCCACGGGTGGGCCCTGCTGCGCGACGTCCACCGTCTGCAGGACTGGGACGCCCGCGCGGCCGTGTCGCCGTACGGATCCGGGGCGCTGGCCGGCTCCTCGCTCGGCCTCGACCCCGAGGCCGTCGCCGCCGACCTCGGGTTCGACACCTCCGTCGAGAACTCCATCGACGGCACCGCCTCGCGCGACTTCGTGGCCGAGTTCGCGTTCGTCGCGGCCATGACCGCCGTCGACGTGTCGCGGCTCGCCGAGGAGGTCGTCCTCTGGGCGACCAAGGAGTTCTCCTTCGTCACGCTCGACGACGCCTACTCGACGGGGTCGAGCATCATGCCGCAGAAGAAGAACCCCGACGTCGCCGAGCTCGCCCGTGGCAAGGCCGGCCGTCTCGTCGGCGACCTCGCCGGCCTGCTGACCACGCTCAAGTCGCTGCCGCTCGCCTACAACCGCGACCTGCAGGAGGACAAGGAGCCGGTCTTCGACGCCGTCGACACCCTCGAGGTCCTGCTGCCCGCCTTCAGCGGCATGGTCGACACGATGGTCTTCGACACCGACCGGCTCGCGTCCCTGGCGCCGCAGGGCTTCTCGCTCGCCACCGACGTGGCCGAGTGGCTCGTGCGCCAGGGCGTGCCCTTCCGGGTCGCCCACGAGGTGGCCGGTGCCTGTGTGCGCGCCTGCGAGGAGCGGGGCATCGAGCTGTGGGACCTCACCGACGACGACCTCACCGCGATCTCGCCCCACCTCACCCCGGGCGTACGCAGCGTGCTCACCGTCGAGGGCTCGCTCGCCTCCCGGGACGCCAAGGGAGGCACCGCCCCCGCCCGCGTCGCGGAGCAGAGGGAGCGGCTCGGCGCAGCCGTCACCCGGGCGCGCGCCTGGGCCGACCGGCCCGTCGAGGTCCGCTGA
- a CDS encoding arginine repressor: protein MSIAATRTARHQRIVEILGRTEVRSQTELLDLLAQDGVEVTQATLSRDLVELGAVKVRSGRTLVYAVPGEGGDPTARPAQGAQAVSSRLRRVCSELLVTAEPSHNLVVLRTPPGAANFLASAIDHARIEGLLGTIAGDDTIMVITTGAAASRRVADHLLALAGTTTNNEEQR from the coding sequence GTGAGCATCGCCGCCACCCGGACCGCTCGCCACCAGCGCATCGTCGAGATCCTGGGGCGCACCGAGGTCCGCTCGCAGACCGAGCTGCTCGACCTGCTCGCCCAGGACGGCGTCGAGGTCACCCAGGCGACCCTGTCGCGCGACCTCGTCGAGCTCGGCGCCGTCAAGGTCCGCTCGGGACGCACGCTGGTGTATGCCGTGCCGGGGGAGGGCGGCGACCCCACGGCCCGCCCGGCCCAGGGGGCGCAGGCGGTGAGCTCCCGGCTGCGCCGGGTCTGCTCCGAGCTGCTCGTCACCGCCGAGCCGTCGCACAACCTCGTGGTCCTGCGCACCCCTCCCGGAGCGGCGAACTTCCTCGCCTCGGCCATCGACCACGCCCGCATCGAGGGGCTGCTCGGCACCATCGCCGGCGACGACACCATCATGGTCATCACGACCGGCGCCGCCGCCTCGCGGAGGGTCGCCGACCACCTGCTCGCACTGGCGGGCACCACGACGAACAACGAGGAGCAGCGGTGA